A stretch of Terriglobia bacterium DNA encodes these proteins:
- the ribA gene encoding GTP cyclohydrolase II → MTEPSVKKIAEAKFPTRWGQFRILGYEGHFLSEGERRREEAVALVMGNIHSEPPLVRIHSQCLTGDVFGSLRCDCRQQLEMALQMISETGAGILIYEEQEGRGIGLMAKLQAYQLQDQGLDTVQANEKLGFKADCRDYNMPVEILRALNVKSVRLLSNNPDKVAALEKGGVAVAERVPCEVEPTPYAEKYLETKREKMGHLFSMRFP, encoded by the coding sequence GTGACCGAACCATCAGTAAAGAAGATTGCCGAGGCAAAATTTCCCACCCGTTGGGGACAGTTTCGTATCCTGGGCTATGAGGGTCATTTTCTCAGCGAAGGCGAACGCCGCCGCGAAGAAGCTGTCGCTCTCGTAATGGGCAACATTCACAGTGAACCGCCACTCGTGCGCATCCACTCGCAATGCCTCACCGGCGATGTTTTCGGCTCGTTGCGCTGTGATTGCCGGCAGCAGTTGGAAATGGCGCTGCAAATGATTTCCGAGACTGGCGCTGGAATCCTCATCTACGAAGAACAGGAAGGCCGCGGCATCGGGCTGATGGCAAAGCTGCAGGCCTACCAACTACAGGACCAGGGATTAGACACGGTCCAGGCGAATGAGAAACTGGGCTTCAAGGCCGACTGTCGCGACTACAACATGCCGGTCGAGATTCTTCGCGCACTCAACGTGAAGTCCGTTCGACTTCTGTCGAATAATCCCGACAAGGTTGCGGCACTTGAGAAGGGCGGGGTCGCAGTCGCTGAGCGCGTTCCCTGCGAAGTAGAGCCTACTCCATACGCCGAGAAGTATCTCGAAACCAAGCGCGAAAAGATGGGTCACCTCTTCTCGATGCGCTTCCCGTAA